One part of the Methylobacterium mesophilicum SR1.6/6 genome encodes these proteins:
- a CDS encoding AraC family transcriptional regulator: MLKKVPLPSERIYAPYKIAALVEVLGEQGILPEACLRDTGVDADKIHDASALTSVRQYVAVCRNALRLTQDPSTPFQVGARLHLSAYGMYGYALMSCLSLRDYFNLGVKYHLLATPTLTIAWQEYPDAAVWTFPDEFVFAPSGDVRQFLIEQQFTQQVTHLQDVAGRPCPPTLARFSYPKPDHASIYEEYLHCPCLFDQENCELRYDSDILDQKPQLAHRLTSFMFQDACDNLIGKAKASAGVAGEVYQILMRSPGVFPDMEDVARAMHMTSRTLRRRLNDEAVSFTAIVDDFHRAVAMEYVAKTKLSYDDIAVLVGFSDVANFRRAFKRWTGKNPGELRA; encoded by the coding sequence GTGTTGAAGAAAGTCCCGCTGCCGAGCGAGCGGATCTACGCTCCCTACAAGATCGCCGCCCTCGTCGAAGTGCTGGGCGAGCAGGGCATTCTGCCCGAAGCCTGCCTTCGCGACACCGGCGTCGACGCCGACAAGATCCACGACGCCTCGGCCCTCACCTCCGTCCGGCAATACGTGGCCGTCTGCCGGAATGCGCTCCGCCTCACGCAGGATCCGAGCACGCCGTTCCAGGTCGGCGCGCGGCTTCACCTGTCGGCCTACGGAATGTACGGCTACGCCCTGATGTCGTGCCTGTCGCTGAGAGACTACTTCAACCTCGGCGTCAAATACCATCTCCTGGCGACCCCGACCCTGACGATCGCGTGGCAGGAATATCCGGATGCCGCCGTGTGGACCTTTCCGGACGAGTTCGTGTTCGCGCCATCGGGAGACGTGCGCCAGTTCCTGATCGAGCAGCAATTCACCCAGCAGGTCACCCACCTCCAAGACGTCGCCGGGCGGCCCTGTCCGCCGACGCTGGCGCGGTTCTCCTATCCGAAACCCGATCATGCCTCGATCTACGAGGAGTACCTTCACTGTCCTTGCCTGTTCGACCAGGAAAACTGCGAATTGCGCTACGACAGCGACATTCTCGATCAGAAGCCTCAACTCGCGCACCGGCTGACTTCATTCATGTTCCAGGACGCGTGCGACAATCTCATCGGAAAAGCGAAGGCCTCGGCAGGTGTGGCCGGTGAAGTCTACCAGATCCTGATGCGGTCTCCGGGTGTCTTCCCAGATATGGAAGACGTGGCGCGTGCGATGCATATGACGTCCCGGACGCTTCGGCGTCGTCTGAACGATGAAGCCGTCTCCTTCACGGCGATCGTCGATGATTTCCATCGCGCAGTCGCCATGGAGTACGTTGCCAAGACAAAGCTGAGCTACGACGATATCGCCGTGCTCGTCGGCTTTTCAGATGTCGCCAACTTCAGAAGAGCCTTCAAGAGATGGACCGGCAAGAACCCTGGCGAACTCCGCGCGTAA
- a CDS encoding SDR family oxidoreductase: protein MAIFDLLKPVPGLRVMVTGGAAGIGLGIAKAFDEVGARVYVCDVDPAAVAAVKAAHPSIGAGVANVAERTSVDRFVDDAATALGGLDVLVNNAGIAGPTGPIEDLEPDEWDRTISTNLNSQFYVLRRAVPVLKASPAASIVAMSSVAGRLGYPFRTPYASTKWAIAGLVKSLAIELGKDGVRVNAVLPGLVAGPRIDRVIAARAQTLGLGFDEMKAEYLSKISLGRMVTESDIAAVALFLCSPAASNITGQSISVDGNVEHL from the coding sequence ATGGCCATTTTCGATCTGTTGAAGCCCGTGCCCGGCCTGCGGGTGATGGTGACGGGTGGGGCGGCCGGGATCGGCCTGGGCATCGCCAAGGCGTTCGATGAGGTCGGAGCGCGCGTCTACGTCTGCGACGTCGATCCCGCCGCGGTGGCGGCCGTGAAGGCGGCCCACCCGTCGATCGGCGCAGGCGTCGCCAACGTGGCCGAGCGGACGAGCGTCGACCGGTTCGTCGACGATGCCGCCACGGCGCTGGGTGGCCTGGACGTCCTCGTCAACAACGCCGGCATCGCGGGCCCTACCGGGCCGATCGAGGATCTCGAGCCCGACGAATGGGACCGGACGATCTCGACGAATCTCAACAGCCAGTTCTACGTGCTGCGGCGCGCGGTCCCGGTGCTGAAGGCCTCCCCGGCGGCCAGCATCGTCGCGATGTCCTCCGTGGCAGGACGGCTCGGCTATCCGTTCCGGACACCCTATGCCTCGACGAAGTGGGCGATCGCGGGCCTCGTGAAATCCCTGGCGATCGAGCTCGGAAAGGATGGAGTGCGTGTCAACGCGGTCCTTCCGGGCCTTGTCGCCGGGCCGCGGATCGACCGTGTCATCGCGGCCCGGGCTCAAACCCTCGGGCTCGGCTTCGATGAGATGAAGGCCGAGTACCTCTCGAAGATCTCCCTCGGCCGGATGGTCACCGAGAGCGACATCGCGGCGGTGGCCCTGTTCCTGTGCTCCCCGGCCGCCAGCAACATCACCGGCCAGTCCATCAGTGTCGATGGAAACGTCGAGCACCTGTAG
- a CDS encoding 3-keto-5-aminohexanoate cleavage protein translates to MKQSSRKVIISCAITGSTHTPSMSEYLPLTPEQIARHSIEAAEAGAAIIHLHARNPEDGRPTPDPAVYRQFVPVIAAATDAVVNITTGGSTRMTLAERLAYPLRAGPEMCSLNMGSMNFSIHGVAGKITDWRYDWEKPYLEGMEDQVFRNTFKDIRHILEELGAKGTRFEFECYDVGHLYNLAYFAEQGLVKAPFFIQSIFGVLGGLGPDPENLMLMRMTADRLFGRENYQFSVLGAGRHQMPSVTLGALMGGNVRVGLEDSIYIAKGVPPTSSAEQVRKIRRILEELSLEVATPAEARALLQLKGPQTVEF, encoded by the coding sequence ATGAAGCAATCGAGCCGCAAAGTCATCATCTCCTGCGCGATCACCGGATCGACCCATACGCCGTCGATGTCGGAATATCTGCCGCTGACGCCCGAGCAGATCGCTCGCCACTCGATCGAGGCTGCGGAGGCTGGGGCTGCGATCATCCACCTGCACGCCAGGAACCCGGAGGATGGCCGGCCGACACCCGATCCGGCGGTCTACCGGCAGTTCGTCCCTGTCATCGCCGCCGCCACCGACGCCGTCGTCAACATCACGACGGGCGGCAGCACTCGGATGACCCTGGCCGAGCGCCTCGCCTACCCGCTCCGGGCAGGGCCGGAAATGTGCTCGCTGAACATGGGCTCCATGAACTTCTCGATCCATGGCGTCGCCGGCAAGATCACGGACTGGCGCTACGATTGGGAGAAGCCCTACCTTGAAGGCATGGAGGATCAGGTCTTCCGCAACACCTTCAAGGATATCCGGCACATCCTGGAAGAACTCGGCGCCAAGGGCACCCGGTTCGAGTTCGAGTGCTACGACGTCGGCCACCTCTACAACCTTGCCTACTTCGCCGAGCAGGGCTTGGTGAAGGCGCCCTTCTTCATCCAGTCGATCTTCGGCGTCCTGGGCGGTCTCGGACCGGACCCGGAGAACCTCATGCTCATGCGCATGACGGCGGACCGGCTCTTCGGCCGCGAGAACTATCAGTTCTCCGTCCTCGGCGCCGGGCGCCACCAGATGCCCTCCGTGACGCTCGGCGCGCTCATGGGCGGGAACGTCCGCGTCGGACTCGAGGACAGCATCTACATCGCCAAAGGCGTCCCGCCGACATCGAGCGCCGAGCAGGTGAGGAAGATCCGCCGCATCCTGGAGGAACTGTCGCTCGAGGTGGCGACCCCGGCGGAAGCCCGTGCGCTGCTTCAGCTGAAGGGTCCGCAGACCGTCGAATTCTGA
- a CDS encoding MFS transporter, translating to MSQVQTPAARDATLATATWKVKRHLLPMMVFIYFLSFIDRTNVALAKGAFQADLGITAAMYGFGAGIFFWGYALLEVPSNLLAHRIGPRRWIARIAVTWGAISALMMFVQGEWSFYGFRLLLGIAEAGLFPALMYVTTLWFAQRDRAVAVGWIYTAPALGLTIGNPLGGALMQLDGLGGLHGWQWMFLLEGVPTVLFGIVLWFVFPDRPQDAKWLTAAEADAIAANAAGQGGSHASAHAPSKEWVSVLKRPSTILIALIYFFNQIGFVGLYFFIPSMVQQMQASSPFMVGLLSSSVGIGFLLGVLILPRIKRFFESDMVFLGVVTAGLLASATVFLATSLPVIQLVIFTTTAFFAGGILPIFWSVAMKRLQGIQAAAGLAFINTIGLIGGFVGPSVFGLVERETGRSASGFIVIADTALLGLILIPILARALRSEAGIHDTGLLRASHP from the coding sequence ATGAGCCAAGTCCAGACACCCGCAGCCAGGGATGCGACGCTCGCCACCGCGACGTGGAAGGTGAAGCGACACCTTCTGCCGATGATGGTGTTCATCTACTTCCTGTCGTTCATCGACCGCACGAACGTCGCCCTCGCGAAGGGTGCGTTCCAGGCCGACCTCGGCATCACCGCGGCGATGTACGGGTTCGGCGCCGGGATCTTCTTCTGGGGCTACGCGCTCCTCGAAGTGCCGAGCAATCTCCTGGCCCATCGCATCGGGCCGCGCCGCTGGATCGCGCGAATCGCAGTCACCTGGGGTGCGATCTCCGCGCTGATGATGTTCGTGCAGGGCGAGTGGTCGTTCTACGGCTTTCGCCTGCTCCTCGGGATCGCCGAGGCGGGCCTGTTCCCGGCGCTGATGTACGTCACCACCCTGTGGTTCGCGCAGCGCGACCGGGCCGTCGCGGTCGGCTGGATCTACACCGCTCCGGCGCTGGGCCTGACCATCGGCAATCCGCTCGGCGGCGCGTTGATGCAGCTCGACGGCCTCGGCGGCCTGCATGGATGGCAGTGGATGTTCCTGCTGGAGGGCGTGCCGACCGTCCTCTTCGGCATCGTCCTGTGGTTCGTCTTCCCCGACCGCCCGCAGGACGCCAAGTGGCTCACGGCCGCCGAGGCCGATGCCATCGCGGCCAATGCGGCCGGACAGGGCGGGTCTCATGCCTCAGCCCACGCGCCGTCGAAGGAATGGGTCTCCGTGCTCAAGCGCCCGAGCACGATCCTGATCGCGCTGATCTACTTCTTCAACCAGATCGGCTTCGTCGGGCTGTACTTCTTCATCCCCTCGATGGTGCAGCAGATGCAGGCGAGCTCGCCGTTCATGGTGGGTCTGCTGTCCAGCTCGGTCGGTATTGGGTTCCTGCTCGGCGTCCTGATCCTGCCGCGCATCAAGCGGTTCTTCGAGAGCGACATGGTATTCCTGGGCGTCGTCACGGCCGGGCTATTGGCCAGCGCGACCGTGTTCCTGGCGACCTCGCTGCCGGTGATCCAGCTCGTGATCTTCACGACTACGGCCTTCTTCGCGGGCGGCATCCTACCGATCTTCTGGTCGGTGGCGATGAAGCGTCTGCAGGGGATCCAGGCTGCCGCGGGCCTCGCCTTCATCAACACCATCGGCCTGATCGGCGGATTCGTCGGCCCCTCCGTCTTCGGTCTCGTCGAGCGGGAGACGGGCCGCAGCGCCTCGGGCTTCATCGTCATCGCCGACACGGCTCTGCTCGGCCTCATCCTGATCCCGATCCTGGCCCGGGCGCTCCGCAGCGAAGCGGGCATCCACGACACCGGGCTCCTCCGCGCGAGCCACCCGTAG